A stretch of the Corylus avellana chromosome ca6, CavTom2PMs-1.0 genome encodes the following:
- the LOC132184955 gene encoding 2-oxoglutarate-dependent dioxygenase 19-like encodes MFSIKSQVESGCLTSVPPKYVFDKSSSNCISSEAETIPTIDVSLLTFGTPDQRSKVIQDIGNACRDWGFFMIINHGVPETLRDEMLKGCQNFFNLTEEEKKEFSGKQLFDPISYGTSFNTNIDTSFFWRDYLKVWVHPNFRAPHKPAGFSETVREYSKRSREVASELVRGISESLGLEERYIEKTYDLEVGSQLLVVNMYPPCPEPEVAIGLPPHTDHGILTLLMQNELSGLQVMHNGKWVPVNDPPPNSFLVNMGDHMEILTNGKYKSVVHRAVVNNKETRISLGTAYGPPLDTVVSPAPELVDCESYGSAYRGIKYRDYLVLQKANHLDSKSCLDRVRI; translated from the exons ATGTTTAGCATCAAATCACAAGTAGAATCCGGTTGTCTCACTTCTGTTCCACCCAAATATGTGTTTGATAAAAGCTCCAGTAATTGCATTTCCTCGGAAGCAGAGACGATCCCAACCATAGATGTTTCCCTGCTGACCTTTGGTACTCCCGATCAACGGTCCAAAGTCATCCAAGACATTGGCAATGCATGCCGCGACTGGGGTTTCTTTATG ATAATAAATCATGGTGTGCCAGAGACGCTAAGAGATGAGATGTTGAAAGGATGCCAAAATTTCTTTAACCTAAccgaggaggaaaagaaagagttttCAGGAAAGCAATTATTTGATCCCATAAGCTATGGAACAAGCTTCAACACAAATATTGACACATCATTTTTCTGGAGGGACTATCTAAAGGTGTGGGTTCATCCCAACTTCCGTGCTCCTCACAAACCTGCTGGTTTCAG TGAAACCGTACGAGAATATAGCAAGCGAAGCCGAGAAGTGGCGAGTGAATTGGTGAGAGGAATATCAGAAAGTTTGGGATTGGAAGAAAGGTACATAGAGAAAACATATGATTTAGAGGTGGGGTCTCAACTGCTGGTCGTGAATATGTACCCGCCGTGCCCGGAGCCGGAGGTTGCAATCGGTCTGCCCCCTCACACAGACCACGGCATCTTGACCCTTCTTATGCAGAATGAACTTTCCGGCCTTCAAGTGATGCACAATGGGAAGTGGGTTCCCGTCAACGATCCCCCGCCCAACTCTTTTCTTGTCAACATGGGAGATCACatggag ATATTGACCAACGGGAAGTACAAGAGCGTGGTGCACCGAGCGGTGGTGAACAACAAAGAGACAAGAATTTCGTTGGGAACAGCGTACGGGCCACCGCTGGATACTGTCGTAAGCCCTGCGCCGGAGTTGGTGGATTGTGAAAGCTACGGCTCTGCATATCGTGGAATCAAATATAGGGACTATTTGGTGCTTCAGAAAGCCAATCATCTTGACAGCAAATCGTGCTTGGATCGTGTTCGCATTTGA
- the LOC132184883 gene encoding 2-oxoglutarate-dependent dioxygenase 19-like: MFSIKSQVESGCLTSVPPKYVFDKSSSNCISSEAETIPTIDVSLLTFGTPDQRSKVIQDIGNACRDWGFFMIINHGVPETLRDEMLKGCQSFFNLTEEEKKEFSGKQLFDPISYGTSFNTNIDTSFFWRDYLKVWVHPNFRAPHKPAGFSETVREFSKRSREVASELVRGISESLGLEERYIEETYDLEVGSQLLVVNLYPPCPEPEVAIGLPPHTDHGILTLLMQNELSGLQVMHNGKWVPVNDPPPNSFLVNMGDHMEILTNGKYKSVVHRAVVDNKETRISLGTAYGPPLDTVVSPAPELVDCESYGSAYRGIKYRDYLVLQKTNHLDSKSCLDRVRI; encoded by the exons ATGTTTAGCATCAAATCACAAGTAGAATCCGGTTGTCTCACTTCTGTTCCACCCAAGTATGTGTTTGATAAAAGCTCCAGTAATTGCATTTCCTCGGAAGCAGAGACGATCCCAACCATAGATGTTTCCTTGCTGACCTTTGGTACTCCCGATCAACGGTCCAAAGTCATCCAAGACATTGGCAATGCATGCCGCGACTGGGGTTTCTTTATG ATAATAAATCATGGTGTGCCAGAGACGCTAAGAGATGAGATGTTGAAAGGATGCCAAAGTTTCTTTAACCTAAccgaggaggaaaagaaagagttttCAGGAAAGCAATTATTTGATCCCATAAGCTATGGAACAAGCTTCAACACAAATATTGACACATCATTTTTCTGGAGGGACTATCTAAAGGTGTGGGTTCATCCCAACTTCCGTGCTCCTCACAAACCTGCTGGTTTCAG TGAAACCGTACGAGAATTTAGCAAGCGAAGCAGAGAAGTGGCGAGTGAATTGGTGAGAGGAATATCAGAAAGCTTGGGATTGGAAGAAAGGTACATAGAGGAAACATATGATTTAGAGGTGGGGTCTCAACTGCTGGTCGTGAATCTGTACCCGCCGTGCCCGGAGCCGGAGGTTGCAATCGGTCTGCCCCCTCACACAGACCACGGCATCTTGACCCTTCTTATGCAGAATGAGCTTTCCGGCCTTCAAGTGATGCACAATGGGAAGTGGGTTCCCGTCAACGATCCCCCGCCCAACTCTTTTCTTGTCAACATGGGAGATCACatggag ATATTGACCAACGGGAAGTACAAGAGCGTGGTGCACCGAGCGGTGGTGGACAACAAAGAGACAAGAATTTCGTTGGGAACAGCGTACGGGCCACCGCTGGATACTGTCGTAAGCCCTGCGCCGGAGTTGGTGGATTGTGAAAGCTATGGCTCTGCATATCGTGGAATCAAATATAGGGACTACTTGGTGCTTCAGAAAACCAATCATCTTGACAGCAAATCGTGCTTGGATCGTGTTCGCATTTGA